One Mycobacterium marseillense DNA window includes the following coding sequences:
- a CDS encoding NUDIX hydrolase has protein sequence MQGDGDGWVISERGAHYWGRYGAAGLLLRAPRPDGTPAVLLQHRAVWSHQGGTWGLPGGARDSHETAEQTAVREANEEAGLLADRLAVRATLVTAEVAGIGGTQWSYTTVVADADELLHTVPNRESAEMRWVAEDEVADLPLHPGFAASWQRLRTATALVPLGHGDERRQYLPRTIEVDAGVFVWCMPGDADEVPSQLTRRISSLLPAPN, from the coding sequence GTGCAGGGCGACGGCGACGGTTGGGTGATTTCGGAGCGCGGCGCCCATTACTGGGGCCGATACGGCGCCGCCGGTCTTCTGCTGCGCGCCCCGCGACCCGACGGCACGCCCGCGGTGCTGCTGCAACACCGGGCGGTGTGGAGCCATCAGGGCGGAACCTGGGGGCTGCCGGGCGGGGCCCGGGACAGTCACGAAACGGCCGAGCAGACGGCTGTCCGCGAAGCGAACGAAGAGGCCGGGCTGCTCGCCGATCGGCTCGCGGTGCGCGCGACGCTGGTCACCGCCGAGGTCGCCGGGATCGGCGGCACCCAGTGGAGCTACACCACCGTCGTCGCCGACGCCGACGAGTTACTGCACACCGTCCCCAACCGGGAAAGCGCCGAAATGCGCTGGGTGGCCGAGGACGAGGTCGCCGACCTGCCGCTCCATCCCGGCTTCGCGGCCAGCTGGCAACGGCTGCGCACCGCGACGGCGCTGGTGCCGCTGGGCCACGGCGACGAACGGCGCCAGTACCTGCCCCGCACGATCGAGGTCGACGCCGGCGTCTTCGTGTGGTGCATGCCCGGCGACGCCGACGAGGTGCCCTCGCAGCTGACCCGCCGGATCAGCTCGCTGCTGCCAGCGCCGAACTGA
- the fgd gene encoding glucose-6-phosphate dehydrogenase (coenzyme-F420), translating into MAELKLGYKASAEQFAPRELVELAVAAEGHGMDSATVSDHFQPWRHEGGHAPFSLAWMTAVGERTKRITLGTSVLTPTFRYNPAVIAQAFATMACLYPDRIFLGVGTGEALNEIATGYEGDWPEFKERFARLRESVRLMRELWRGDRVDFDGEYYRLKGASIYDVPEGGVPIYVAAGGPAVAKYAGRAGDGFICTSGKGEELYKDKLMPAVKEGAAINERNVDDIDKMIEIKISYDPDPKLALENTRFWAPLSLTAEQKHSIDDPIEMEKAADALPIEQVAKRWIVASDPDEAVEKVGQYVKWGLNHLVFHAPGHDQRRFLDLFEKDLAPRLRRLA; encoded by the coding sequence GTGGCTGAACTGAAACTCGGATACAAAGCGTCCGCCGAACAATTTGCACCGCGTGAGCTCGTCGAGCTTGCCGTCGCCGCCGAAGGTCACGGCATGGACAGCGCAACCGTCAGTGACCATTTCCAGCCGTGGCGGCACGAGGGCGGGCACGCGCCGTTCTCGCTGGCCTGGATGACCGCGGTCGGCGAACGCACCAAGCGGATCACGCTGGGCACCTCGGTGCTCACCCCGACCTTCCGCTACAACCCGGCCGTCATCGCGCAGGCCTTCGCCACCATGGCCTGCCTGTACCCGGATCGCATCTTCCTCGGGGTCGGCACCGGCGAGGCGCTGAACGAGATCGCCACGGGATACGAGGGCGACTGGCCCGAGTTCAAGGAACGCTTCGCCCGGCTGCGCGAGTCGGTGCGATTGATGCGCGAACTGTGGCGCGGTGACCGCGTCGACTTCGACGGCGAGTATTACCGGCTCAAGGGTGCCTCGATCTACGACGTGCCCGAGGGTGGGGTCCCGATCTACGTCGCGGCCGGGGGCCCGGCGGTGGCCAAGTACGCCGGGCGCGCCGGCGACGGCTTCATCTGCACCTCGGGCAAGGGCGAGGAGCTGTACAAGGACAAGCTGATGCCCGCCGTCAAGGAGGGCGCGGCGATCAACGAGCGCAACGTCGACGACATCGACAAGATGATCGAGATCAAGATCTCCTATGACCCCGATCCCAAACTGGCGCTGGAGAACACCCGGTTCTGGGCGCCCCTGTCACTGACCGCCGAGCAGAAGCACAGCATCGACGACCCGATCGAAATGGAGAAGGCCGCCGACGCGCTGCCGATCGAACAGGTCGCCAAGCGCTGGATCGTGGCATCCGATCCCGACGAGGCCGTGGAGAAGGTCGGCCAGTATGTGAAGTGGGGCCTTAACCACCTGGTGTTCCACGCGCCCGGTCACGACCAGCGCCGTTTCCTGGACCTCTTCGAGAAGGACCTGGCGCCGCGGCTGCGGCGGCTGGCCTGA
- the pta gene encoding phosphate acetyltransferase, whose product MASGSATAIYIAAPEPETGKSTIALGLLHRLTATVAKVGVFRPITRSADGDRDYILELLLSRTTADLSYEQCVGVTYQQLHADDDAAIAAIVDAYHAVAEQCDVVVIVGSDYSELGQAVRPAELSTNARIAVNLGAPLLLTVSGKGRTAGEVADVVKVCLAELDAQHAHTAAVVANRCEPAELDAIRKKLDEALRPSALRSYVLPDEPLLSAPTVAELQNAVRGTPVSGEESLREREVTGVMVAGMTADHVLERMRDGMAVITPGDRSDVVLAVASAHAAEGFPSLSCIVLNGGFELHTSIAALVAGLRLRLPIVATALGTYDTASAAASARGRVTAASQRKIDTALELMDRHVDVTDLLAQLAIPIPTVTTPQMFIYQLTLQARSDRKHIVLPEGDDDRILRSAGRVLQRRVADLTILGDEAQIRQRSGELGVDLADVTVIDPRASRLRDEFADQYAQLRKAKGVSVEQAREIMRDTTYFGTMMVHNGMVDGMVSGAAHTTAHTVRPAFEIIKTVPDVSTVSSIFLMCLPDRVLAYGDCAIIPNPTPEQLADIAISSARTAAQFGIEPRVAMLSYSTGDSGTGADVDKVRTATQLVRQRNPDLPVEGPIQYDAAIEPSVAATKLRDSPVAGRATVLIFPDLNTGNNTYKAVQRSAGALAIGPVLQGLRRPVNDLSRGALVEDIVNTVAITAIQAQGIP is encoded by the coding sequence GTGGCCTCGGGCTCCGCAACGGCAATCTACATCGCCGCGCCCGAGCCGGAGACCGGGAAGTCGACGATCGCGCTGGGCCTGCTGCACCGGCTGACCGCGACGGTGGCGAAAGTCGGTGTGTTCCGGCCCATTACGCGCTCTGCCGACGGAGACCGCGACTACATCCTGGAACTGCTGCTCTCGCGCACCACGGCGGACCTGTCGTACGAGCAATGCGTGGGCGTCACCTACCAGCAGCTGCACGCCGACGATGACGCGGCGATCGCCGCGATTGTCGACGCCTACCACGCCGTCGCCGAGCAGTGCGACGTCGTGGTGATCGTCGGCAGTGACTATTCCGAACTCGGACAGGCGGTCCGGCCCGCGGAGCTGTCCACCAACGCGCGCATCGCGGTCAACCTCGGCGCGCCGCTCCTGCTGACGGTCAGCGGCAAGGGCCGGACCGCCGGTGAGGTGGCCGACGTCGTCAAGGTCTGCCTCGCCGAGCTCGACGCCCAACACGCCCACACCGCGGCTGTGGTGGCCAACCGCTGCGAACCCGCCGAGCTGGACGCCATCCGAAAGAAGTTGGACGAGGCGCTGCGCCCGTCGGCCTTGCGCAGCTACGTGCTGCCCGACGAACCGCTGTTGTCGGCGCCGACAGTGGCCGAACTGCAAAACGCGGTGCGGGGAACGCCGGTCAGCGGCGAAGAGTCACTGCGCGAGCGCGAGGTGACCGGCGTGATGGTCGCCGGGATGACCGCCGACCATGTGCTGGAGCGGATGCGCGACGGCATGGCGGTCATCACCCCCGGTGATCGCTCCGACGTGGTGCTCGCCGTCGCCAGCGCCCATGCGGCGGAAGGCTTTCCGTCCTTGTCGTGCATCGTCCTCAACGGCGGCTTCGAACTGCACACGTCCATCGCAGCCCTGGTCGCCGGGCTGCGGCTGCGGCTTCCCATCGTCGCCACCGCGCTGGGCACCTACGACACGGCCAGCGCGGCGGCCTCCGCCCGGGGCAGGGTCACGGCGGCGTCGCAGCGCAAGATCGACACCGCGCTCGAGCTGATGGACCGCCACGTCGACGTCACCGATCTGCTGGCGCAGCTGGCCATTCCGATCCCCACCGTGACGACGCCGCAGATGTTCATCTATCAGCTGACGCTGCAGGCGCGTTCGGATCGCAAGCACATCGTGCTGCCCGAGGGCGACGACGACCGCATCCTGCGCTCCGCCGGGCGCGTGCTGCAGCGCCGCGTCGCGGACCTGACCATCCTGGGCGACGAGGCCCAAATCCGCCAGCGCTCGGGCGAACTCGGGGTCGATCTGGCCGACGTGACCGTGATCGATCCGCGCGCCAGCCGGCTGCGCGACGAGTTCGCCGACCAGTACGCACAGTTGCGCAAGGCGAAGGGTGTCAGCGTCGAGCAAGCCCGCGAGATCATGCGTGACACAACGTATTTCGGAACCATGATGGTGCACAACGGGATGGTCGACGGCATGGTGTCCGGTGCCGCGCACACCACCGCGCACACCGTGCGGCCGGCGTTCGAGATCATCAAGACCGTCCCGGACGTGTCCACGGTGTCCAGCATCTTCTTGATGTGCCTGCCCGATCGTGTCCTGGCCTACGGCGACTGCGCCATCATCCCCAACCCGACACCCGAGCAGCTGGCCGACATCGCGATTTCCTCTGCGCGCACCGCCGCACAGTTCGGGATCGAGCCGCGTGTCGCGATGCTGTCCTACTCGACCGGCGACTCCGGAACCGGCGCCGACGTCGACAAGGTCAGGACGGCAACGCAATTGGTGCGCCAGCGTAACCCCGACCTGCCGGTCGAGGGTCCCATCCAGTACGACGCGGCGATCGAACCCTCGGTCGCGGCCACCAAGCTGCGCGACTCGCCGGTGGCCGGGCGTGCCACGGTGCTGATCTTCCCCGACCTCAACACCGGCAACAACACCTATAAGGCCGTGCAGCGCAGCGCCGGAGCCCTGGCCATCGGACCCGTGCTGCAGGGCCTGCGCAGGCCGGTGAACGACCTGTCGCGGGGTGCGCTGGTGGAGGACATCGTGAACACCGTTGCCATCACGGCGATTCAGGCGCAGGGAATCCCATGA
- a CDS encoding serine/threonine-protein kinase PknG: MAEPDKPSEQPESGSDDVADVADVNPGTQPAEVQTGASTGRLQATQALFRPDFDDDDDDDFPHISLGALDTDTPDRMTVATRALPAVRQLGGGLVEIPRGRDIDPREALMTNPVVPESKRFCWNCGKPVGRSSKKDKGASEGWCPACGSPYSFLPQLNPGDIVAGQYEVKGCIAHGGLGWVYLAVDKNVNDRPVVLKGLVHSGDAEAQAIAMAERQFLAEVVHPQIVQIFNFVEHKDQHGNPVGYIVMEYVGGQSLKHGKGEKLPVAEAIAYLLEILPALSYLHSIGLVYNDLKPENIMLTEEQLKLIDLGAVSRINSFGYLYGTPGFQAPEIVRTGPTVATDIYTVGRTLAALTLNLRTRNGRYVDGLPEHDPVLSTYDSFHRLLRRATDPDPRRRFASTEEMSAQLIGVLREVVAHDSGVPRPGLSTIFSPSRSTFGVDLLVAHTDVYLDGQVHSEKLTAREIVTALQVPLVDPADVAASVLQATVLSQPVQTLDSLRAARHGTLDADGAELSESVELPLMEVRALLDLGDVAKATRKLEDLAERVGWQWRLVWYKAVADLLTGDYDSATTHFIEVLDTFPGELAPKLALAATAELAGDVDEHKHYETVWKTNDGVISAAFGLARSLSAEGDRSAAVRTLDEVPATSRHFTTARLTSAVTLLSGRTKSEISEEDIRDAARRVEALPPTEPRVLQIRALVLGCAMDWLEDNKASTNHILGFPFTEHGLRLGVEAALRNLARVAPTQRHRYELVDMANRVRPTSTF, translated from the coding sequence ATGGCCGAGCCGGATAAGCCATCCGAGCAGCCGGAATCCGGCTCAGACGACGTGGCAGACGTGGCAGACGTGAACCCCGGCACCCAGCCGGCGGAGGTTCAGACCGGCGCCTCGACGGGGCGGCTGCAGGCCACGCAGGCGCTGTTCCGGCCCGACTTCGACGATGACGACGACGACGACTTTCCGCACATCTCGCTGGGCGCGCTGGACACCGACACCCCCGATCGCATGACGGTGGCGACGCGGGCACTGCCGGCGGTCCGGCAACTCGGCGGTGGGCTCGTCGAGATCCCCCGGGGACGCGACATCGACCCGCGCGAAGCGCTGATGACCAACCCGGTGGTACCCGAGTCCAAGCGCTTCTGCTGGAACTGCGGGAAGCCGGTGGGCCGGTCCAGCAAGAAGGACAAGGGCGCGTCAGAGGGTTGGTGCCCGGCCTGTGGCAGCCCGTATTCGTTTCTGCCGCAACTCAATCCCGGTGACATCGTCGCGGGCCAGTACGAGGTCAAGGGCTGCATCGCACACGGCGGGCTGGGCTGGGTGTATCTGGCCGTCGACAAAAACGTCAACGACCGGCCCGTCGTGCTCAAAGGCCTGGTCCACTCCGGCGATGCGGAGGCGCAGGCGATCGCGATGGCCGAACGGCAGTTTCTCGCCGAGGTGGTCCACCCACAGATCGTGCAGATCTTCAACTTCGTCGAACACAAGGACCAGCACGGCAATCCGGTCGGCTACATCGTCATGGAGTACGTCGGCGGGCAGTCGCTCAAGCACGGCAAGGGCGAGAAGCTTCCCGTCGCCGAGGCGATCGCCTACTTGCTGGAAATCCTGCCCGCGCTGAGCTATCTGCACTCTATCGGCCTGGTCTACAACGACCTGAAGCCAGAGAACATCATGCTCACCGAGGAGCAGCTCAAACTCATCGACCTGGGCGCGGTGTCGCGGATCAATTCGTTCGGATACCTGTATGGCACACCGGGTTTCCAGGCGCCGGAGATCGTGCGCACCGGCCCGACGGTCGCCACCGACATCTACACGGTGGGGCGCACGCTGGCGGCACTCACGCTCAACCTGCGCACCCGCAACGGCCGCTACGTCGACGGCCTGCCCGAGCACGACCCGGTCCTGAGCACCTACGACTCGTTTCACCGGTTACTGCGCCGCGCAACCGATCCCGACCCGCGCCGCCGGTTCGCCAGCACCGAGGAGATGTCGGCGCAGTTGATCGGCGTGCTGCGCGAGGTGGTCGCGCACGATAGCGGCGTGCCGCGGCCGGGCCTGTCGACGATCTTCTCCCCCAGCCGCTCGACGTTCGGGGTGGACCTGCTGGTCGCGCACACCGACGTGTACCTGGACGGGCAGGTGCATTCGGAGAAGCTGACGGCCCGCGAGATCGTCACCGCTTTGCAAGTGCCGCTGGTCGATCCGGCCGATGTCGCCGCATCCGTGCTGCAGGCGACGGTGTTGTCGCAGCCGGTGCAGACCCTGGACTCGTTGCGCGCGGCCCGGCACGGGACGCTGGACGCCGACGGCGCCGAGCTGTCCGAGTCCGTCGAGCTACCGCTGATGGAGGTGCGAGCGCTGCTGGATCTCGGCGACGTCGCCAAGGCCACCCGCAAGCTCGAGGACTTGGCCGAGCGGGTCGGTTGGCAATGGCGGCTGGTCTGGTACAAGGCCGTCGCCGACCTTCTCACCGGCGACTACGATTCGGCCACAACGCATTTCATCGAGGTACTTGACACGTTCCCGGGTGAGCTCGCACCCAAGCTGGCGTTGGCCGCCACCGCCGAGCTCGCGGGCGACGTCGATGAGCACAAGCACTACGAGACGGTGTGGAAGACCAACGACGGCGTGATCTCGGCGGCGTTCGGGTTGGCCAGATCGCTGTCCGCGGAAGGCGATCGGTCCGCCGCGGTGCGCACGCTGGATGAGGTGCCCGCCACCTCCCGCCACTTCACCACCGCGCGCCTGACGAGCGCGGTGACGCTGTTGTCCGGCCGGACCAAGAGCGAGATCAGCGAAGAGGACATCCGGGACGCGGCGCGACGGGTGGAGGCGCTGCCGCCCACCGAGCCCCGCGTGCTGCAGATCCGCGCGCTGGTGCTGGGCTGCGCGATGGACTGGCTGGAGGACAACAAGGCCAGCACCAATCACATCCTGGGCTTCCCGTTCACCGAGCACGGGCTGCGGCTCGGCGTCGAGGCGGCGCTGCGCAATCTGGCGCGCGTCGCCCCCACGCAGCGGCACCGTTACGAACTGGTCGACATGGCCAACCGGGTGCGGCCCACGAGCACGTTCTGA
- a CDS encoding acetate kinase, whose protein sequence is MTARLVLVINSGSSSLKFQLVDPDSGTALSTGLVERIGEAGSPVADHDAALRRAFDALADDGIDLKTSGVVAVGHRVVHGGNTFYDPTPLDDAVIARLGELSNLAPLHNPPALKGIEVARRLLPEIPHIAVFDTGFFHDLPPAAATYAIDRELAQRYQIRRYGFHGTSHRYVGEQAAAFLDRSPGDLKQIVLHLGNGCSASAIAGTRPLDTSMGLTPLEGLVMGTRSGDIDPSVVSYLSHTAEMGVDDVETMLNQRSGVLGLSGERDFRRLRTMIESGDESAQLAYSVFTHRLRKYVGAYLAVLGHTDVISFTAGIGENDAAVRRDAVAGMEELGIVLDERRNLGGGKGARQISADDSPIAVLVIPTNEELAIARDCVNVLAS, encoded by the coding sequence ATGACCGCTCGCTTGGTGCTGGTGATCAACTCAGGATCGTCATCCCTGAAGTTTCAGCTGGTCGATCCCGATTCGGGCACGGCACTTTCGACGGGCCTGGTGGAGCGGATCGGCGAGGCGGGGTCGCCGGTTGCCGATCACGACGCGGCGCTGCGGCGCGCGTTCGACGCGTTGGCCGACGACGGCATCGACCTGAAGACATCCGGCGTCGTCGCGGTGGGTCATCGAGTGGTGCACGGCGGCAACACCTTCTATGACCCCACGCCGCTGGACGACGCGGTGATCGCCCGGCTCGGTGAACTGTCGAACCTCGCGCCGCTGCACAATCCGCCCGCGCTCAAGGGGATCGAGGTCGCGCGACGGCTGCTGCCCGAGATCCCGCACATCGCGGTCTTCGACACCGGGTTCTTCCACGACCTGCCGCCCGCGGCCGCGACCTACGCCATCGACCGCGAGCTGGCGCAGCGGTATCAGATCCGCCGGTACGGGTTCCACGGCACCTCGCACCGCTACGTCGGCGAGCAGGCCGCCGCCTTCCTGGACCGCTCGCCCGGCGACCTGAAACAGATTGTGCTGCATCTGGGTAACGGCTGCTCGGCCTCGGCGATCGCCGGCACCCGCCCGCTCGACACCTCGATGGGCCTCACGCCGCTGGAGGGGCTGGTGATGGGCACCCGTAGCGGGGACATCGATCCCAGCGTCGTCAGCTACCTGTCCCACACGGCCGAGATGGGCGTCGACGACGTCGAGACCATGCTCAATCAGCGGTCCGGGGTGCTGGGTCTGTCCGGCGAGCGCGACTTCCGCCGGCTGCGGACGATGATCGAATCCGGTGACGAGTCAGCGCAATTGGCTTACAGCGTGTTCACGCATCGGCTGCGCAAGTACGTCGGCGCCTACCTGGCCGTGCTGGGGCACACCGACGTCATCAGCTTCACCGCCGGGATCGGCGAGAACGACGCGGCGGTGCGCCGCGATGCGGTCGCGGGCATGGAGGAGCTGGGCATCGTGCTCGACGAGCGCCGTAACCTCGGCGGGGGCAAGGGTGCGCGGCAGATCTCCGCCGACGATTCGCCGATCGCCGTGCTGGTGATCCCGACCAACGAAGAACTCGCCATCGCCCGCGACTGCGTGAACGTGCTGGCGTCTTAG
- the glnX gene encoding protein kinase G-activating protein GlnX: protein MTVELAHPSTEPQGSRSPAEPAHPRWWFISTTPGRILTIGIVLAALGGVSAFATSTTINHRQQVLTTVLNHTEPLSFAAGRLYTTLSVADAAAATAFIAEAEPPPVRQRYEQAITDAAVAVTRASSGLTDEPQVQLLGRINAQLAVYTGLIEIARTNNRAGNPVGSSYLSEASGLMQSTILPDAARLYRATSERVDGETTASTQIPAPVILVVATTVVFGAFSHRWLARRTRRRINPGLVVGALAILVMVVWVGTALTISTTASRSAKDTAAESLKTVTNVAITAQQARADETLSLIRRGDEEKRKQSFYQRIDSMHRQLDQYMSRSDAVDKPDLEGADQLLLRWRQANDRISSYISVGNYRAATQVALGSSEEDSTPAFDKLEDELVKAMDQGRIHLRNDVINARSGLSGAQVGGVVLSLGAAIAVALGLWPRLKEYR, encoded by the coding sequence GTGACGGTTGAGCTGGCGCACCCGTCGACCGAGCCGCAGGGATCGCGGTCACCGGCCGAACCAGCCCATCCCCGCTGGTGGTTCATCTCGACGACGCCGGGCCGCATCCTGACCATCGGCATCGTCCTGGCCGCCCTCGGCGGAGTCAGCGCCTTCGCCACCTCGACCACCATCAACCACCGGCAACAGGTGCTCACCACGGTGCTCAACCACACCGAGCCGCTGTCGTTCGCCGCCGGGCGGCTCTACACCACGCTGTCGGTGGCCGACGCCGCGGCGGCCACCGCATTCATCGCCGAAGCCGAACCGCCGCCCGTGCGGCAGCGCTACGAGCAGGCCATCACCGACGCGGCCGTGGCCGTGACCAGGGCGTCCAGCGGGCTCACCGACGAACCGCAGGTGCAACTGCTGGGCCGGATCAACGCCCAGCTGGCCGTCTACACCGGGCTGATCGAAATCGCCCGAACCAACAACCGCGCGGGCAACCCGGTCGGTTCGTCGTACCTGTCGGAGGCGTCGGGGCTGATGCAGTCGACAATCCTGCCCGACGCGGCGCGGCTCTACCGGGCCACCTCGGAGCGGGTGGACGGGGAAACCACCGCCTCGACCCAGATCCCGGCGCCGGTCATCCTGGTAGTCGCCACCACCGTCGTCTTCGGCGCGTTCTCGCATCGCTGGCTGGCCCGGCGCACCCGACGCCGCATCAACCCGGGCCTGGTCGTGGGCGCGCTCGCTATTCTCGTCATGGTGGTGTGGGTCGGGACTGCGCTAACCATCTCTACGACGGCGAGCCGTAGCGCGAAGGACACCGCCGCGGAATCCCTCAAGACCGTCACCAACGTCGCGATCACCGCCCAGCAGGCGCGCGCCGACGAGACGCTGTCGCTGATCCGCCGCGGGGACGAAGAGAAGCGCAAGCAGTCGTTCTATCAGCGCATCGACTCGATGCACCGCCAGCTCGACCAGTACATGTCCCGCAGCGACGCCGTGGACAAACCCGATCTCGAAGGCGCCGATCAGCTGCTGTTGCGCTGGCGTCAGGCCAACGACCGGATCAGCTCCTACATCTCGGTGGGGAACTACCGCGCGGCCACCCAGGTCGCGCTGGGCAGCAGCGAGGAAGATTCCACCCCGGCGTTCGACAAGCTCGAAGACGAGCTGGTCAAGGCCATGGACCAGGGCCGCATCCACCTGCGCAACGACGTCATCAACGCGCGCAGCGGGCTGTCCGGCGCCCAGGTGGGCGGCGTAGTGCTGAGCCTCGGGGCGGCCATCGCGGTGGCGCTGGGCCTCTGGCCGCGGCTGAAAGAGTATCGATAA
- the thiE gene encoding thiamine phosphate synthase, whose translation MHRPFDTRLSRLATARLYLCTDARRERGDLAEFADAALAGGVDIIQLRDKGSAGEQRFGPLEAREELAACEILADAARRHGALFAVNDRADIARAAGADVLHLGQGDLPLAVARDVVGPEVLLGASTHSADQAAAAARGAADYFCVGPCWPTPTKPDREAPGLGLVRAAAEFGTEKPWFAIGGIDAQRLPEVLDSGARRVVVVRAITAASDPQAAARLLSSALAAAS comes from the coding sequence GTGCACCGTCCCTTTGACACACGGCTCTCCCGCCTCGCCACTGCGCGGCTGTATCTGTGCACCGACGCGCGCCGCGAACGCGGCGACCTGGCCGAGTTCGCCGACGCCGCCCTGGCCGGCGGGGTGGACATCATCCAGCTGCGCGACAAGGGGTCGGCCGGGGAGCAGCGGTTCGGGCCGCTGGAGGCGCGCGAGGAGCTTGCCGCGTGCGAGATCCTGGCCGACGCCGCCCGCCGGCACGGCGCCCTGTTCGCAGTCAACGACCGCGCCGACATCGCCCGCGCGGCCGGCGCCGACGTGCTGCACCTCGGGCAGGGCGATCTGCCGCTGGCCGTCGCGCGCGACGTCGTCGGGCCGGAGGTGCTGCTCGGCGCGTCTACCCACAGCGCCGACCAGGCCGCCGCGGCGGCGCGCGGGGCGGCGGACTACTTCTGCGTCGGACCCTGTTGGCCGACGCCCACCAAGCCGGACCGCGAGGCCCCGGGTCTGGGACTCGTGCGCGCCGCCGCCGAGTTCGGGACCGAGAAACCGTGGTTCGCGATCGGCGGCATCGACGCGCAGCGGCTGCCCGAGGTGCTCGACTCCGGCGCCCGCCGCGTCGTGGTGGTGCGCGCGATCACCGCGGCGTCCGACCCGCAGGCCGCGGCGCGGCTGCTCAGTTCGGCGCTGGCAGCAGCGAGCTGA
- a CDS encoding glutamate ABC transporter substrate-binding protein gives MVRLPLLRRAATVAATVVVLAGCGHTESLHVASVPTLPPPTPVGMEQLPPQPPLPPDGPDQDCDLTASLRPFPTKAEADAAVADIRARGRLIVGLDIGSNLFSFRDPITGEITGFDVDLAGEIARDIFGAPSHVEYRILSSDERVTALQRGEVDVVVKTMTITCDRRKLVNFSTVYLDANQRILAPRDSSIVKVSDLSGKRVCVAKGTTSLHRIRQIAPPPVIVSVVNWADCLVAMQQREIDAVSTDDSILAGLVEEDPYLHIVGPNMATQPYGIGVNLNNTALVRFVNGTLERIRRDGTWNTLYRKWLTVLGPAPAPPTPRYLD, from the coding sequence ATGGTCCGCCTGCCTTTGCTGCGCCGGGCGGCCACCGTCGCCGCCACGGTTGTCGTGCTGGCGGGCTGTGGGCACACGGAATCGCTGCACGTGGCCAGCGTCCCGACATTGCCGCCGCCGACCCCGGTGGGCATGGAACAACTACCGCCGCAGCCGCCGCTGCCGCCCGACGGCCCCGACCAGGACTGCGACCTGACGGCCAGCCTGCGGCCCTTCCCCACCAAGGCCGAGGCCGACGCCGCGGTCGCCGACATCCGCGCGCGGGGCAGGCTGATCGTCGGGCTCGACATCGGCAGCAACCTGTTCAGCTTCCGCGACCCGATCACCGGCGAGATCACCGGCTTCGACGTCGACCTGGCCGGCGAGATCGCCCGCGACATCTTCGGCGCGCCATCCCACGTCGAGTACCGGATCCTGTCGTCGGACGAGCGGGTCACCGCGCTGCAGCGCGGCGAGGTCGACGTCGTCGTCAAGACGATGACCATCACCTGCGACCGGCGCAAGCTGGTGAACTTCTCTACCGTCTATCTCGACGCCAACCAGCGCATCCTCGCCCCGCGCGACTCGTCGATCGTCAAGGTGAGCGACCTGTCCGGCAAACGCGTCTGCGTGGCCAAGGGCACCACCTCGCTGCACCGCATCCGCCAGATCGCCCCGCCGCCGGTCATCGTGTCGGTGGTGAATTGGGCCGACTGCCTGGTCGCGATGCAGCAGCGCGAGATCGACGCCGTCAGCACCGACGACTCGATCCTGGCCGGTCTCGTCGAAGAGGACCCCTACCTGCACATCGTCGGGCCCAACATGGCCACCCAGCCCTACGGCATCGGCGTCAACCTGAACAACACTGCGTTGGTGCGGTTCGTCAACGGCACGCTGGAAAGGATCCGCCGCGACGGCACGTGGAACACGTTGTACCGCAAGTGGTTAACCGTGCTGGGCCCCGCACCGGCCCCGCCCACACCGAGGTATCTGGACTGA